The genomic region GTCCGTCGGAACGCGACGGACCCCGCTTCGTTTCATGACCCATCACCGGGTAATTCGGCAGGAAGACGCCCATGCACCAGGGTAGTGCCGACGACCCGGCTACTCCCACTCGATGGTGGCCGGCGGCTTGGACGAGATGTCGTAGCACACGCGGTTGATGCCGTCCACCTCGTTGATGATCCGGGTGGAGATCCGCGCCAGCACGTCGTGCGGAAACGGGTACCAGTCCGCCGTCATCCCGTCGCGGCTCGTGACCGCCCGCAGCGCGCACACGTTCTCGTACGTGCGCTCGTCGCCCATGACGCCCACGGAGCGCACCGGGAGCAGCACCGCGAAGGCCTGCCAGATGTCGTCGTAGAGACCCGCGGCGCGGATCTCCTCCAGGTAGATGGCGTCCGCCTGGCGGAGCACGTCCAGCTCCCCCCGGTCCACCGCGCCCAGGATGCGGATCGCCAGCCCCGGGCCGGGGAAGGGGTGCCGCCCCACCATCTCCTCCGGGAGCCCCAGCTCGCGCCCCACCTGCCGCACCTCGTCCTTGAACAGCTCGCGGAGCGGCTCGATGAGCGCGAACTTCATGTCCTCCTTGAGCCCGCCCACGTTGTGGTGCGTCTTGATGGTCGCGGAGGGGCCCTTCACCGAGAGCGACTCGATCACATCCGGGTAGAGCGTCCCCTGCACCAGGAACTTCGCGTCGGAGCCCGCCCTTGCGACGGCGTCCTCGAACACGTCGATGAAGGTGTTGCCGATGATCTTCCGCTTCCGCTCCGGGTCCTCCACCCCTTTCAGCCGCTCCAGGAACAGCTCCGACGCGTCCACGGTCTCCAGCTTCATCCCCATGTGCGCCCGGAAGGTGCGCTCCACACCCTCCCGCTCGCCTTTCCGCAGCAGCCCGGTGTCCACGAACACGTTGGTGAGCTGGTCGCCGATGGCGCGGTGCACCAGCGTGGCGGCCACGGACGAGTCCACCCCGCCCGAGAGGCCGCAGATGACCTGCGCGTCACCCACCAGCGCGCGGATCCGCTCCACCTCGCTGTCGATGTACGAGCCCGCCGTCCAGGTGGGCGCGCACCCGCAGATGCCGAAGACGAAGTTGGAGATCATGTCCGCGCCCCGGACGGTGTGCACCACCTCCAGGTGGAACTGCACGCCGAAGACGGGACGGTCCTCCGCCTGGAACGCGGCCCACGGCAGCCCCTCGGTGCTGGCGAGGAGGCGGTACCCCGGCGGCGGCTCCACCACGTGGTCGCCGTGGCTCATCCACACGGGGGTGGACTCGCCGGCCGCGAAGCCGTCGAAGATCCCGGACGGGTCCTGCACCGTCACCTGCGCGCGGCCGTACTCCCGCTTGCCGCGCTCCACCACGCCGCCCTCCAGGAAGGTGATGAGCTGCATCCCGTAGCACACGCCGAGCACGGGAGTGCCCATCCGGAGCAGCTCGGGCTCGGCGGTGGGGACGTCCTCGCCATAGACGGACGAGGGGCCGCCGGAAAGGATGATCCCCTTGGGCGCCCACTCGCGGATCCACTCCAGCGAGCGCGTGGGGGGGTGGATCTCGCAGTAGACGTGCTCCTCCCGGATCCGCCGGGCGATGAGCTGCGTGAACTGCGAGCCGTAGTCGATGATCAGGATGCGGTTGGAATCCACGGTCGTCCGGTCCGTCGCCGTTCGGGTGAGCGCTGGGCGAAGGCGACAAGATAGGGGGACGGCGGAGGCGTGGAAAGCGAAGCGGCCGTCCCCCGGGGCACCGGCGCCTCCGGTGCCCCGGGTGCGTTCCACCCCGTCTTCCCGACTTGACCTTGCGGCACCATTTTCGCGGAGAGATTTTTGTGCGCTACGGAAACATCCGTCGGCACCGGTGTCGTCGCCCTCACGCCCCCGACACCGGCTCCCGCCGGCCGCTTTCCCGGTCCTCCCCCGTCGTCAAAAGGTATACTGCTGTATGCGTGGTGCGAGCGTCTCCCCCGTCCTGCCGCTGCTCGCGGCCGCCCTGCTCCTCTCCGCCTGCGCGGAGTCCGCCGAACAGCTCGACCGCCCCGGGGGCTTCGCCCGCACGGCGAGCGCGTTCCTCTCCGAGGAAGCCGCGGCGCAGCCGTCCGCCGCGCGGGCGCCGGAGCCTCCGCCCCCGCCGCCCGCCCCGCGCGAGACGGTACCGCCCATCATCCGCGGGGTCTACGTCAGCTCGTACGCCTTCGCCACGCCGGCCAAGCGGGCGGCCCTCCTCGCGCTGGCCGAGACCACGGAGATCAATGCCTTCGTCGTGGACGTCAAGGACGACGACGGGATCCGCTACGTGAGCGAGGACCCGCTGGCGCGCGAGGTGTCGAAGGGGACGATCCCGCTGAAGGACCTCCGCGCCGTGGTGGACACGCTGAAGGCGCACGGGATCCACCCCATCGCCCGCGTCGTGGTCTTCAAGGACCGCTACCTCGCCCCGGCGCGGCCGGAGTGGGCCATCCGCACCCCGCAGGGGGAGCTGTGGATCGACAAGGCGGGGAACCGCTGGATGAGCGCGTGGGACGAGCGGGTGTGGGACTACAACATCCGCGTGGCGGAGGAGGCGGCGCGCGCCGGCTTCCGAGAGATCCAGTTCGACTACGTCCGCTTCCCGGAGGCGTACCGGAGCCTCCCGAAGCAGGTGCACGCCCGGGAGGGCGGCCAGCGGACCGACGCCATCGCGGGGTTCCTGAGCGAGGCCCGGCGGCGGCTGCACCCGCTGGGTGTGACGGTCACGGCGGACGTGTTCGGGCTTTCCATGAACGAGGCCGCCGACGTGGGGATCGGGCAGCAGTGGGAGACGCTCTCGGGGATCGCCGACGGTCTCCTCCCCATGGTGTACCCGTCGCACTACTTCCCCACGCACCTCCCGGGGATCCGCACCCCCAACCGGCTCCCCTACGAGACCGTCTTCACCTCGGTGGGGATGGGGGTGATCCGGAACCAGCGGATGCGGGACGCCGGGCACACGCCGGCGCGCCTCGTCCCCTGGATCCAGGCGTTCAGCATGGGCCACCGCTACGGGCCGGAGGAGCTGCGGGCCCAGACGCGGGCGCTCTACGACCTGGGGCTGGAGGACTGGATCCTGTGGAACGCCGCCTCCAGGTACGACGCGGTCGCCGCCGGCCTGGAGCGGGAGACCACACCCCGGGCGAAGCAGTTCGGGGCGCCGGAGCGGCTGGTGCGGATGGTTGACCGCTTCGACCGCGAGGGCGCCGCGGCTGCGCGGGAGCGGCTGTCGCCCGAGAGAACGACGGCGGTCGGGATGGACTGAGCGCCCGGAGCTCGCGGGTCAAACACAGCGGGGCGGCTCCTGACCCAGGAGCCGCCCCGCGCTGCGCTTTGTCCGACCGGGCGCCGCCTACAGGCCCAGCTCTGCCGCCACAAGGTCGTCGAGCGTCTCCCGGCGGCGCGCGAGCTTCGCTTCGCCCCCCTCCACGATCACCTCGGCGGGGCGGGGACGCTGGTTGTAGGTGCTGCTCATGGAGAAGCCGTACGCGCCCACGGTGTGGATCGCCAGCAGCTCGCCGGGCTCGGGCCGCTCCAGCTCCCGGTCGAGCGCCAGGAAGTCGCCGGTCTCGCAGATGGGGCCCACCACGTCGCCGCGGACCGATTCGCGCCCGTGGAGCTGCACCGCGTCCACCGCGTGCCACCCGGCGTAGTGGCTGGGCCGGAGGAGGTCGTTCATCCCCGCGTCCGTGATGATGAAGCGCTTCCCGCCCCCCTCCTTGAGGTAGAGCACGCGGGTCACCAGCAGTCCCGCGTGGCCCACGACGAAGCGCCCGGGCTCGACCAGCAGCTTGAGCCCGCTGTCCAGGAGCTCGGGGACCACCACCTCCGCGAACTCGGCCGGGGAGATCCCCTCCTCGCCCGTGTACGAGATCCCGAAGCCGCCCCCCAGGTCCACGAACTCCAGCGGCAGCCCCTCCTGCTTGAGCGAGTGGGCCAGGTCGAGCACGTGCTGCAGCGCGCGGCGGTACGGCTCCACCTCCAGGATCTGCGAGCCGATGTGCACGTCCACCCCGCGCACCCAGATCCCCGGGAGCTTGGCGGCCACGCAGTACAGGTCGCGCGCCCGCTCCGCCGCGATCCCGAACTTGGTGGCCGCGTGCCCGGTGCGGGTGTACGCGTGCGGCGTCGGCGTCTCGATGTCGGGGTTCACCCGGAGCGCCACCGGCGCCTTCCGGCCCGTGGCCTTCGCCAGCTCCGAGAGGGCGATCAGCTCCCCCTCCGACTCCACGTTGAAGGCGTAGATCCCCGCGTCCAGCGCCGCCGCCAGCTCATTGACGGTCTTCCCCACCCCGCTGAAGACGATCCGGTCCCCCGGGATCCCGGCCAGCCGCGCCCGGTGCAGCTCCCCCCCGGAGACGATGTCCGCCCCCGCCCCCATCTCCGCCAGGGTGCGGAGCACCGCCAGGTTGCCGTTGGCCTTGACCGAGTAGGCGATCAGGTGCGGCACGGGCGCGAGCGCCTCGGTGAGCTCCCGGAAGCGCTCCCGGATCGCGGTGCGGGAGTAGATGTAAAGGGGCGTCCCCCAGCGGGCCACCAGGTCGGGAATCGCGACGTCCTCGCAGAAGAGGACCCCGTCCCGGCGAGGAAACGCTTCGGTGCGGGACGCATTAGGAGCCGAGAGAACTTCCATGCGATGACCGGAGTACGGGATGCGGGCCGTCGGCGAGGGTGGAAATCTACGCGGTGGACGAACTTCCGACCAGCCCGCCCCCCGGGCCCCGGCCATGGAAAGAGCGGAGCCGCGCGCCGCGGCTCCGCCCCATGTCCAGCTCCGGCGTCCCGGGCTCAGTACGCCTTCGCCCAGACCGCCTCGGTGACGGACTCCCCGCCGCAGACCACGCATTCCGTGGGCGCCTCGGGCGAGCGGAACTCCTCGAAGGGGAGGACGCGGATGGTGGCCTTGGTCTCCTCCTTCACCCGGGCCTCGCACTCCGCCGAGCCGCACCAGCCGGTGTAGACGAACCCGCCTTCGCCGTCGATGATCTCGCGGAAGCGCGGGTAGCTGTCCACCCCGCGGTGGGAGCTCGCCTCTCGGCGCGCACGCGCCCGCTCCAGCAGGAACGCCTGGAACTGCTCCAGGCGCTCCGCCATGGAGGCCAGCACCTCCGCTTCGGGGAGGAACTGCTTGCGCTCCTCGCCCTCGCCCACGACGCGCCGTACAAGCACCACCTGCTCCTTGGCGATGTCCTTGGGCCCCACCTCGATGCGGAAGGGGACGCCCTTGGTCTCCCACTCGTAGAACTTGGCCCCGGGAGACATCTTGTCCCGGTCGTCCACGTGCGTGCGGATCCCGTCCAGCGCGGCCACGATCTCGCGCGCCTTGCCCAGCACCAGCTCGCGTTCCTCGTCCTTGCGGTAGATGGGGACGATCACCACCTGGATGGGCGCGACGCGGGGGGGCATCACCATCCCCTGGTCGTCGCCGTGCGTCATCACCAGCCCGCCGATCATCCTCGTGGAGACGCCCCAGCTGGTGTTCCAGGCGTACTCTTCCGCACCCGACTCGCTGGCGAACTTCAGCTCGAACTGGCGAGCGAAGTTCTGCCCCAGGTTGTGCGAGGTCCCCGCCTGGAGGGCGCGGTTGTCCTGCATCATCGCCTCGGTAGCGTAGGTGCGCAGAGCCCCGGCGAACTTCTCCGACTCGCTCTTGCGCCCCGTGAGCACGGGCATCGCCAGCCACCCCTCCATGAACTCGCGGTAGACGCCGAGCATCTGCAGCGTCTCCTCCTCCGCTTCCGCCTCGGTGGCGTGCGCGGTGTGCCCCTCCTGCCAGAGGAACTCTGTGGTGCGCAGGAAGAGGCGGGTGCGCATCTCCCAGCGCACCACGTTCGCCCACTGGTTGTAGAGGAGCGGCAGGTCGCGGTAGCTCTGCACCCACTTGGAGAACATCTCGTAGATGATGGTCTCCGAGGTGGGGCGGACGATCAGGGGCTCCTCCAGCTTGCTGTCCGGGTCGGGGATCAGCCCGCCGCCCTCCACCGCCTTGAGGCGGGTGTGGGTGACGATCGCCGCCTCCTTGGCGAAGCCCTCCACGTGCTCCGCCTCGCGGGCAAGGAACGACTGCGGAATGAAGAGGGGGAAGTACGCGTTCTGGTGCCCGGTCTCCTTGAAGCGGCGGTCCAGCTGGTCGCGCATCAGCTCCCAGAGGCGGTAGCCGTAGGGGCGGATGACCATGCAGCCGCGCACGGGCGAGTAGTCCGCCAGCTCCGCCCGGAGC from Longimicrobiaceae bacterium harbors:
- the guaA gene encoding glutamine-hydrolyzing GMP synthase, with the translated sequence MDSNRILIIDYGSQFTQLIARRIREEHVYCEIHPPTRSLEWIREWAPKGIILSGGPSSVYGEDVPTAEPELLRMGTPVLGVCYGMQLITFLEGGVVERGKREYGRAQVTVQDPSGIFDGFAAGESTPVWMSHGDHVVEPPPGYRLLASTEGLPWAAFQAEDRPVFGVQFHLEVVHTVRGADMISNFVFGICGCAPTWTAGSYIDSEVERIRALVGDAQVICGLSGGVDSSVAATLVHRAIGDQLTNVFVDTGLLRKGEREGVERTFRAHMGMKLETVDASELFLERLKGVEDPERKRKIIGNTFIDVFEDAVARAGSDAKFLVQGTLYPDVIESLSVKGPSATIKTHHNVGGLKEDMKFALIEPLRELFKDEVRQVGRELGLPEEMVGRHPFPGPGLAIRILGAVDRGELDVLRQADAIYLEEIRAAGLYDDIWQAFAVLLPVRSVGVMGDERTYENVCALRAVTSRDGMTADWYPFPHDVLARISTRIINEVDGINRVCYDISSKPPATIEWE
- the lysA gene encoding diaminopimelate decarboxylase, whose protein sequence is MEVLSAPNASRTEAFPRRDGVLFCEDVAIPDLVARWGTPLYIYSRTAIRERFRELTEALAPVPHLIAYSVKANGNLAVLRTLAEMGAGADIVSGGELHRARLAGIPGDRIVFSGVGKTVNELAAALDAGIYAFNVESEGELIALSELAKATGRKAPVALRVNPDIETPTPHAYTRTGHAATKFGIAAERARDLYCVAAKLPGIWVRGVDVHIGSQILEVEPYRRALQHVLDLAHSLKQEGLPLEFVDLGGGFGISYTGEEGISPAEFAEVVVPELLDSGLKLLVEPGRFVVGHAGLLVTRVLYLKEGGGKRFIITDAGMNDLLRPSHYAGWHAVDAVQLHGRESVRGDVVGPICETGDFLALDRELERPEPGELLAIHTVGAYGFSMSSTYNQRPRPAEVIVEGGEAKLARRRETLDDLVAAELGL
- the proS gene encoding proline--tRNA ligase produces the protein MANDKALTTRAEDFSAWYNELVLRAELADYSPVRGCMVIRPYGYRLWELMRDQLDRRFKETGHQNAYFPLFIPQSFLAREAEHVEGFAKEAAIVTHTRLKAVEGGGLIPDPDSKLEEPLIVRPTSETIIYEMFSKWVQSYRDLPLLYNQWANVVRWEMRTRLFLRTTEFLWQEGHTAHATEAEAEEETLQMLGVYREFMEGWLAMPVLTGRKSESEKFAGALRTYATEAMMQDNRALQAGTSHNLGQNFARQFELKFASESGAEEYAWNTSWGVSTRMIGGLVMTHGDDQGMVMPPRVAPIQVVIVPIYRKDEERELVLGKAREIVAALDGIRTHVDDRDKMSPGAKFYEWETKGVPFRIEVGPKDIAKEQVVLVRRVVGEGEERKQFLPEAEVLASMAERLEQFQAFLLERARARREASSHRGVDSYPRFREIIDGEGGFVYTGWCGSAECEARVKEETKATIRVLPFEEFRSPEAPTECVVCGGESVTEAVWAKAY
- a CDS encoding putative glycoside hydrolase, with product MRGASVSPVLPLLAAALLLSACAESAEQLDRPGGFARTASAFLSEEAAAQPSAARAPEPPPPPPAPRETVPPIIRGVYVSSYAFATPAKRAALLALAETTEINAFVVDVKDDDGIRYVSEDPLAREVSKGTIPLKDLRAVVDTLKAHGIHPIARVVVFKDRYLAPARPEWAIRTPQGELWIDKAGNRWMSAWDERVWDYNIRVAEEAARAGFREIQFDYVRFPEAYRSLPKQVHAREGGQRTDAIAGFLSEARRRLHPLGVTVTADVFGLSMNEAADVGIGQQWETLSGIADGLLPMVYPSHYFPTHLPGIRTPNRLPYETVFTSVGMGVIRNQRMRDAGHTPARLVPWIQAFSMGHRYGPEELRAQTRALYDLGLEDWILWNAASRYDAVAAGLERETTPRAKQFGAPERLVRMVDRFDREGAAAARERLSPERTTAVGMD